From Sporolactobacillus pectinivorans:
GAAAGAAAACGGGGTCGATATTATTGGCAAAAAAATAACCATTGCCGGTGGAGGTGGAGCGGCAACCGCCATCTGCGTTCAGGCTGCGCTGGACGGGGTAAAAGAAATATCGATTTTCAATCGCAAAGACGAATTTTATGAGAATGCGCAAAACACGGTCGAGAAAATCAATACAAAAACTTCCTGCCATGCTCAGTTGTTCGATCTGGCCGATCAGGATCGACTGCGTGCAGAGATAGCTGGCAGTGTGCTGTTTGGCAACGCAACAGGTGTTGGCATGAAACCTCTTGAAGGACAGAGTGTTATTACAGATCTATCCATGCTGCGATCCAACCTGATTGTGACAGACGTTGTTTATAGTCCGAGACAATCAAAATTGCTCCATATTGCCGAAGCGCAGGGTTGCCGTTTTTTCAACGGGCTGGGCATGATGCTGTGGCAGGGGGCGCGCGCGTTTGAAATCTGGACCGGAAAACAAATGCCTGTCGACTACATCCGTTCGCTCCCATTCCTTGCCGGTGACGATTCGAAACAGTCTGCGTCAACGGCCAAATGATCTGTTATATGAGGTTACATTGCTGGAAAACATGTGAAATAAATCACAAAATATGCGATGGATTTGAATAAGAGTCCGGTAAGTTATTCGGAGAAAAGCATTACAGATTTCAGAGCTGAATAAGAACGGATGCTTTTTCAGTACATCCTCCGTTAAAAATTTGATCATTTAAAAAAGGGGTTGTCTCGGATGAAAAACAAATATGTGCCGACTGCGCTAGGTCTGTATATCAATTATTTTGTCCACGGCATGGGTGTCATTATACTGGCTCAGAATATGGATGCGCTGGCGAAACAATGGAACACAAATATCGGCGGGGTAGCGATTGTCATATCTGCACTTGGTATCGGGCGCCTGATCGTTCTGTTTGTTTCAGGGGTGCTCTCCGACAAGTTCGGGCGCAAACCGTTTGTCTACCTAGGACTGATCACATATATTAGCTTTTTTATCGGTATTCTGATCAGTCCGAATATTGCCGTGGCCTATATTTTCGGTATTCTTGCCGGAATAGCCAATTCTTTTCTGGACTGCGGAACCTATCCAGCACTGATGGAATCCTTTCCGGTATCGGCTTCGACAGCGAATATCATGCTTAAAGCCTTTATTTCCGGCGGACAGTTTCTTCTTCCGCTGATTATCAGCTTTTTTGTTGCCGCCCACATCTGGTTCGGTTGGTCGTTCCTAATCGCCGCCATCATTCTTATAGCCAACGCATTCTATCTTTTCAAACGCCCATTCCCGCTCATGTATTCGGCTGAGGATGCATCTGGCTTTGAAAAAAATGAGACGCATGACCATTTAATCGGCAAACCCAAGTTCTGGCTGGAGGGCATCTGCTTCTGCCTTTACGGCTATGTTTCACAAGCAACCTTCTATCTGGTCAGCCAGTGGCTGACCAAGTATGGCAGCAGTGTGGCGGGCATGGGTGACACCCCGTCACGTGTTTTGATGAGCTATTATGCGATTGGCTCGATTATCTGTGTTTTTGTGACTGCGGTTCTAGTAAAAAAATTTCATACGATCTTTTTTCTGGTCGGCTATACGTTTGTTTCAATGGCCGCACTCATTATCCTGGTCCTTTTCCCATCCCCGCTTGTCTGCATTCTCTTCTCATTTGTCATCGGCTATTCTGCTGCGGGTGGCGTGATGCAGCTGGCATTGGTGCTGATGGCCGAAGTCTTTCCGCGCGGCAAGGGAACGATCACCGGGACTTTCTATACTCTGGGGAGCATCGCCTCATTTACAATTCCACTGATCACAGGAAGGCTCTCAAATACAAGTATCGCAAGCATTATGATATTTGATGCTTGGATTGCGGCAGCAGGATTTGTACTTGCGCTGATCATCGCTTACCGGTATCGTAAAGTGGTGCGCATTGCAGCGACGACAGAAGTGGAAGCCTCATAATAAAAAAAGAAGCTGTTTTATGGCGCACCGAACCGGGAGGCGAGAAAGATGGAACGAAGAAATAGTTATTTGTTTTCAGCACTTTGCTGCTACACGATTTATTTTGCTTTTGGTATGGCCTATATCATCCTTGCGCAAAATATGACATTTTTGCAGCATCAGTTTCATACCGATTCTGCTGGTGTGAGCTTTATGATCGCAGCTTTTGGTTTTGGCAGGCTGTGCACAGTTTTTATTGATGGCATTCTTGTCGACAGGATTGGCCGCAAGCGCATGATTATGATCGGTTGTATTTTCATGGCACTGTTTCTTTTTGGCATTCCGCTTGCTCCCAGCTACTATGCGGCATTGTGCATCGCCATTCTGGGCGGGTTGTCCATTGCCTGCCTAGATACGGGCACTTATCCGTCGTTAATGGAATTTTTTCCAAAGTATGGCGGTTCTTCAACTGTCGTTCTCAAGGCCATCATTTCTCTCGGCTCTGCGCTGCTCCCGCTGGTTATTATTTTTCTCAGCAGGAATGGGCTTTTTTACGGACTGTCTTTCTTCCTGCCGGCTCTGATCTATGTTATTGCTTTTCTGCTGCTGACAAAGGCTCCTTTTCCGAAAAAAGAATCGGCAATTGTCTCGGGAGAAATTCCTCCCCATGCCCGTTTCAAAGGGAAGCCGAAGCTCTGGCTCGAAGGTTTGGCCTTTATCCTGATCGGTTTTACAGCTCCCGGACTCTTGTATATTATGGGTACTTGGCTGCCCACTTACGGGCAGAGCGTTATTGGAATGGGTCTTGACAGTTCGCTGAAGCTGGTCAGTTATTATAACATCGGTGCCATTATCTCAGTGGTTTTTCTGGCACTGCTGCTGATGAAGATCATCAGGCCGGTAACCATTCTGGCTGCTTTTCCGGTGGCGTCATTTCTGGCCACCGTATTATTCATGTTTTCACGGTCCGCCGTCCTGGCTGCCGTTTCCGCTTTTTTGATCGGCGTGTTCACAGCAGGAGTTTTTCAACTCTGCATCGCAGTGTTCTGCGAGTTTTTCTGGAATCGGAAAGGAACAGTCACCGGAGCAATTGATACAGCGACCGGCATTGCTCAGGCAGGCATTCCGTTTATAACCGGTGTCATCATCCGCTATTCGGATATACAAGGCGTGTTTGTCTTCTCACTTTGTGTTAATGGGCTCGGCATTCTGCTTGGGCTCTTTGTAAATTATCGCTATCGCAAACTGATTGCCCGTTCGGAGGATGAACCGGTTCAGGCAAACTCTGTGGCAAAATAAATTTCTGTGCAGGCGGAGAAGGGAGAGATGAAAATGAAAACGGTTAAAATTAAAAATGTGGAACTGGGCACGGGCATTCCGAAAATTGCTATACCGATTGTTGGCAGAAATTTGGAGGAACTGCGCCGGGAAATCGGCCTGCTGAAAGAACTGCCTGTCGATATTATTGAATGGCGCGCGGATTATCTTGACGCGGCAAATCGCTATGATGAAGTTAAGCGAATGGCTGCTGAGCTTAGAAGGATGCTGCCGGATCAACCCATCCTGTTTACCTTCCGGACATTGCAGGAAGGCGGAGAAAAAAAGATCAGTCCCGAATATTATGTGGCTCTGAATCATGAATTGATCAAAAGCGGATTGGTTGATCTAGTGGACGTTGAACGTTCCAGCGGCAATGAAACGGTGCGTGAAATTGTCGGAACGGCGCACCGCTATGGCACAAAAGTAATTATGTCGAGCCACGATTTCCATCAGACACCGAGTACGGAAGTTATTGTCAAACGGCTTTGCGAGATGCAGGAACAAGGTGCGGATATTTCGAAAATGGCTGTCATGCCGAAAACGGCAAACGATGTTCTGACATTGCTGAAGGCAACAGAACTGATGAACACAACCTTCGCCGACCGTCCGTTTATTACCATGTCGATGTCCGGAAAGGGTGTGATCAGCCGGTTGACCGGAGAACTCTTCGGGTCTGCACTGACTTTCGGATCCGCTGAGAAGGCCTCTGCACCGGGACAGATCAGGGCCGATAAACTGGCGGAACTCCTGAATTTTTTTCATGAACAGCAGGGGCATTAAAAAGGTTGAAACAAAAAAGCGGCTGAACTTATGATTCAGCCTTTTTTTTTGCATATATCCGATCCGGCCTCTGATCAACCAAGGCAGAGTCATTTATCAAAACGATATTGGTTTATGCTATAGTAGTGATGTGAAGTCGTGCATAATGCTGAACGAAGAGGGCTATTTATCGGATCAAAACTAACAGTATCTTTCAGCTTTTTTGACTGGAATGAGTGGAGGGTTGTCCATGGTTAATTATCACTTGAAAAATTTGATTTTGGAAGTGGTGGACAGGCAGTTGGCAGATAATGACCCTGAATGCACGCAGCAAACCTTAAAACGGTTAATGAAGGAAGGCTGCAGCAGGCAACGTGCAATAGAGATGATTGGTGGCGTGATTGCAGAAGAAATCTATAGACTGTCAAAAAATAAAGAAATATTCAATGAAGAACGATTTGCAGCCGGACTGGCAAAGTTATCTGATAACGAATAATCCAGGTACTGAATTCAGTCACTTTCCCGATTGTCTGAAAAAGAGAATAGGGAGATTCTCAATATATAAGGGCTTTAGTGTGATGACCAATCTGTCAAACGACTGAGGATTATCTGGTTTATTCAGCGCTGGAAGTGGCGAAGGTCCCCCTTTCACTGATCTTGGGGGCTATCCCGTGTAAAACAGAACTTCATTCGATAAAAGCAATTGCAGATCGGAACAATATGATCTGCTGTGGCACGAGGTGAATAAAAGGGCCTGAAATCTTTGATACAACAAGGATTTCGGGCTTTTGTATCGTTACTCCATCTGTTTTGTGAACGGGATTAGCAGGTAAAGGGTTGATTTAAAAGCACTTTGGATGATTTAAAGACGTTCCAACAAGGTTAAAAAGAGTTTGGATGGTGACGAGAAGATGCAAAGCAACATATTCTATACTCCTCTCCTTAGTATAAGCCGACCAATATCTTCTCTTACAGAATTCTCGAGTTGAACTTCAATGTCTGAGGGGTTCGCTCCGAATTTCATAATGGAACAGTCATAATAGGGTATTCGAAACAAACAAGCGGATGCTTGCTTAATTGTCCAGCTTGCAAATAGGCAGGTTCGGAACATGCACACAAATATAATGGGGCAAATGCAATGAGCAGACAATTTTGGTGGATGCGCACGCTAAAATTGTCTGCTTTTCAAATAATTGGATTCAATTGTTAAATCTTTTTTGACGCGATTAATAATTCATGCCTTTGAATTTTGTCCTTAAGCCGAGGATTATCTGCGATCAGCAACATAAAGATGGCTTCAATCGCCGTGACTGCGGATACTCTGGAAAAAAAATATTCTGACATAAAAATAGTACCCCTGCTGGCTGTAACCACATTATAGTCAGATAACGCGGCAAGGGGTGAACTATTATTATTAGTCAGGGCCATGACCTTTACATGATTCTTTTTCGCAATTTCGACTAATTGAATGAGCTGCCGGGATTCTCCTGAGTTAGAGATGACGATAACCACATCTGAATCAGTTAAGTTTAAAGTCTGCCCCATGGCAACTTCCCAGGAAGAAGCGGTAAACGCCAACCTCCCGATCTGATTAAACTTAAAACAAGCATCCAGAGCTACAGGAAACGTATTGCCTTCAGCCATAATCTGAATTAACCGGGCATCTTTAATGAGTTGAATGATGCTTTTCATCATTGTTTTATCAAAGCCCTCTAAAGTTGCCCGAATCTCATTTCCTTTATCGTTCATGAGTCTGTCTAATGTTTTGTCTTGACTATCCAGAGAGTCACCATCTTGAGACTCAACACTAGTTAATGAACTTTGTGCTAATAAAACTTTTAAATGATGAAACCCATTCAGATCGATTCTTTTGCAAAAACGTGATATGGATGCTTCACTGACGTTAGCTCGATGGGCTAGCTGTGAAATGGTCGCGTTGATCACAAACTGAGGGTCGTTGATCATTAAATCCACTATTTTTTTTTCGGATTTAGAAAAATGACCTAAATTTGAATAGATTCTATTGACAAATTCTTTAATATCAGATTCCATGCTGTGGTCCCTTTTTAATATTCGGTACGATCAAACGGGTATTTCATGCCCCATTGATTCCGTACATTGGTTAAGATATCCATGACATCCACGGATAATGCGAATTCGCCGTCATCATGGCCCTGTTCAATATATCTTTGCATATCCTGAACTTCGTATTGCAGGGCAAGGGATTCGTCTCCCGCAGTTAACACTTCATGCGTTTCAGTATGTGCATCTTTCGTATAGGTGATCTCGGCTTTTGTGGCCCGCGGATAATTGGAAATTTCAATGTATCCCTCAGTGCCAGAAATAACCCCGCGTTTGGGCTGCTTTGCACGCATCGACAAGGCCATAACCGCTAATTGATCATCCAGATTTTTTAAGATAATGCCTGATTGTTCATCCACCCCTGTTTCAAAATATTTGACGGTTGTCAGAATATTCGTGGGTTGCGTTTTTAAAAATGAACGCGCAAAGGCTGTAGCATAGCCACCGATGTCTAATAAGGCACCGCCAGCTAAATCTTTGTTAAAGAAGCGATTCTTGACATCGTAATCTTTTAAGCTGCCAAAATTGACCTGCACGAGATTAATATCGCCGAGTTCTCCGGAATTTATCAGCTGTTTTACTTTTTTATACAGCGGCATGTGTAATAACGTGAAGCCTTCTGTCACAATCAATCCTTTTTTATCAGCCAGTTCCTTTACTTTATTTAATTGTTGCGAATTGACCGTGATCGCTTTCTCGGCAAAAACATTCTTGTTTGCCTGTAGCGTTTTCATAATATAGCCATAGTGAAAATTATGCGGCGTTGCGATATAGATCACATCGACATTGGGATCTTTAAGTAAATCGTCAGGATTAGAGAACGTGCGCTGAATATTCTTTTCTTTGCTGAATGCCTGTAAGGCGGCTTCATTCACATCAGCTACGGCATAAATTTCTCCATTAACAGCATTTAACGCGTCAGCCATTTCGTGTGCGATCCATCCCGTGCCAATCATGCCCCAGTTATACTTTTTCATCATTTTCATCCTCTCATTAATTAAAATTTTATTTGAATCTGCCTAACCAATTTTAGAGACTAAATCTTTAAAGAGTGAGTAACTAAGAGCCTAACCTCCTTGCTGTCCTAAAATGAAAATTAATTCAACTTTTTAATTTCCTTTGAAACTAACTTCAATATAATCGTTCGAACCTTTTTTGTCAATAGAAATGAGACAGCAAAAAAAACAGCACTCATTGTTCTTTACAGAGGTGCAATATTAAAAAAGCCGTATATATTAAATAATCAGTTCTGATTGGAACACAATTACAGCGTTTCCAGCAATTTTAACTGTAACAGGCTCTGCCTGGTGTATATGAACTTCAATTTCTATAATGCCTGCTCGGCCAATTTTCTCGCCTTGCTTAGCTTTAAATGTAAATAATGAATCATTATGTTTAACCAGTTGATGATGGACAAGATAGGCTCCCAAAGGACCATTTGCATTACCCGTTACGGGATCTTCGTTAATTCCAATAGCCGGAGCAAACATTCTCCCATGAACCAATATATCCTGATCATCAGAATCAAGAGTGTAAACATAAAAACCATTGCATTTTATCACTTCGCTCAGTCTAGCCAGACGATCATAATTTGGTTTCAGCCGGTTTAAAATGTACTGATTTTTAATACCAATCATGACTTTGGAATGACCGGTTGACACAATCTCAATAGGATGGCCTTTTAATAATTCTCCTTTTGTAATACCTAAGGCTGATAAAATGACTTCTTTATTTTTTCCGTCAATGAATGGCCCGAATTCGATTTTTCCCTGGGTCATAACGATCTTATAGTCATTTTCTTTTTTTAATATCTCAACAGGTAAAATACCTGCCCCAATTTTATGGTATATTCTTGAAGTATCCAGTTTATTTTCCAAAGCCCGTGCATAGTGAGCGGCTATTGTGGCATGTCCACATGAAGGGACCTCTTTAAGAGGGGTAAAAAAACGAATGTAGGCTTCATAGGCGTCATTATCCGATGAAAATATAAACGCTGTTTCGGAATTATTTAGCTCACGAGCGATCCTTTGCATATCGTCTTCGGATAATCCATCGGCATTGGTTATGACTCCGGCCGGGTTTCCTTTAAATTGATCTTTCGTGAAGGAATCGATCTGATATAAATGGTATTTTTTCATGTTCTTCTCCCATCTTTCATTGTGAAATATAATCGTTTCAATAATGCTATATACTCATTATAGGTAAGCCAAAAAAGGGTACAAGTACGCACTTTTTGATAAGTCACTAACTGATTAGAAAGAGAGAGAAAGAATGGGCAAAAATTTTCTGAAAACATTTCCAAATCAGAATAAAAGGCAGAAAGACTTTCAATGTTCTATCGGGTTTACAATGACAGTAATAGGAAGTAAATGGAGAGCGATCATTTTATGGCATGTTTTGAAATCGCAGCCAATAAGATACGGGCAGCTCAAAAAATCAATTTCTAAGATCAGCCATAAGGTCTTAGCTCAAGAACTGCGTCATCTTGAAATGGATGGATTAATTGAGAGAATTGCATATGCAACAATTCCACCGAAAGTTGAATACATTCCAACGCCAAGAGGTAAATCATTGGAAAATATCCTTCAGGAATTATGTATTTGGGGGAAAAAATACTTTTAATAGTACAAATTATTAGCCTCTTAACTGTAAAATACGGGTTGCACAAAGCATCATCATACAACCTTCATGGATACTACAGAGGAACAGAGCAGAGCGGGGGTACAGTTGTGCGGGGCCAACTACGGAACAGAGCTATTCCCATTACAACCGATTTAGGGATATCTGAAGGATTTTTCATGAACCTTCGTCTTCAGGTATCAATGCTCAATCAGTCCATCCGCATTATGTTTAAAAGTAGCATAGGGTAACCAATGGTACAGTAAAACAATTGAAAAACTTATTGCTTTTCAATCGTCAGATGATAAATATGATAAAATAATGCTTCAGATATTTCAAAATGCCCATAGCGCAATCGTGAGCGAACGTCTTTCCATTCATTATATTGATTCAGTTCACTCAATGGTACTTCTCTAATAGAATTTCTATACTGTACATCTTTTCTATATGGGTGGAAATACAGTGACATTTCTACCTGATAGACTTCATCATTTATTATCATTCCACATGCCACTATTTTTTGGTAAGGTTCTTTGGATCTCATTTCTTTTTTCGGGGAGTAGTAAAGTAACTGATCACCAGATTTCATTCTGGAAAGCGGTGCTTTTTTACCATGACAGAGTTGACAAAAGCCTTCTTTTACACCACGCATCACATGGTCTTTAGAAGCCACACCAATCCAATATCTAGTCATTTTCTTCACCTCGAAGTAGTTCTTTTAATAAAGCATGAAAATGCTTTTCCTCTTTTCCTAATGTCAAAAAAAACTTTGCATCAATTTCTTCGACTATTGGAAGAGCTAAAGTGAGTATTTCATGCCCTTTATCAGTTAGATTAACCCATTTAGCTCGGGTGTCTTGGGAAGAAGTAGTACGTAGAATCCATTTTTTCTTCTCAAGATTCTTCAATATAGTAGAGA
This genomic window contains:
- a CDS encoding shikimate dehydrogenase, with the protein product MAERISGHTELIGLIATPIRHSLSPIMHNEAFAKLGLDYVYLAFEVNNQELPDVVKGFRALKLRGWNVSMPNKRLIGKYLDQLTPAAQLVGAVNTVVNDNGVLTGDITDGTGYMRNLKENGVDIIGKKITIAGGGGAATAICVQAALDGVKEISIFNRKDEFYENAQNTVEKINTKTSCHAQLFDLADQDRLRAEIAGSVLFGNATGVGMKPLEGQSVITDLSMLRSNLIVTDVVYSPRQSKLLHIAEAQGCRFFNGLGMMLWQGARAFEIWTGKQMPVDYIRSLPFLAGDDSKQSASTAK
- a CDS encoding MFS transporter, with amino-acid sequence MKNKYVPTALGLYINYFVHGMGVIILAQNMDALAKQWNTNIGGVAIVISALGIGRLIVLFVSGVLSDKFGRKPFVYLGLITYISFFIGILISPNIAVAYIFGILAGIANSFLDCGTYPALMESFPVSASTANIMLKAFISGGQFLLPLIISFFVAAHIWFGWSFLIAAIILIANAFYLFKRPFPLMYSAEDASGFEKNETHDHLIGKPKFWLEGICFCLYGYVSQATFYLVSQWLTKYGSSVAGMGDTPSRVLMSYYAIGSIICVFVTAVLVKKFHTIFFLVGYTFVSMAALIILVLFPSPLVCILFSFVIGYSAAGGVMQLALVLMAEVFPRGKGTITGTFYTLGSIASFTIPLITGRLSNTSIASIMIFDAWIAAAGFVLALIIAYRYRKVVRIAATTEVEAS
- a CDS encoding MFS transporter, with the translated sequence MERRNSYLFSALCCYTIYFAFGMAYIILAQNMTFLQHQFHTDSAGVSFMIAAFGFGRLCTVFIDGILVDRIGRKRMIMIGCIFMALFLFGIPLAPSYYAALCIAILGGLSIACLDTGTYPSLMEFFPKYGGSSTVVLKAIISLGSALLPLVIIFLSRNGLFYGLSFFLPALIYVIAFLLLTKAPFPKKESAIVSGEIPPHARFKGKPKLWLEGLAFILIGFTAPGLLYIMGTWLPTYGQSVIGMGLDSSLKLVSYYNIGAIISVVFLALLLMKIIRPVTILAAFPVASFLATVLFMFSRSAVLAAVSAFLIGVFTAGVFQLCIAVFCEFFWNRKGTVTGAIDTATGIAQAGIPFITGVIIRYSDIQGVFVFSLCVNGLGILLGLFVNYRYRKLIARSEDEPVQANSVAK
- the aroD gene encoding type I 3-dehydroquinate dehydratase; this translates as MKTVKIKNVELGTGIPKIAIPIVGRNLEELRREIGLLKELPVDIIEWRADYLDAANRYDEVKRMAAELRRMLPDQPILFTFRTLQEGGEKKISPEYYVALNHELIKSGLVDLVDVERSSGNETVREIVGTAHRYGTKVIMSSHDFHQTPSTEVIVKRLCEMQEQGADISKMAVMPKTANDVLTLLKATELMNTTFADRPFITMSMSGKGVISRLTGELFGSALTFGSAEKASAPGQIRADKLAELLNFFHEQQGH
- a CDS encoding MurR/RpiR family transcriptional regulator, translating into MESDIKEFVNRIYSNLGHFSKSEKKIVDLMINDPQFVINATISQLAHRANVSEASISRFCKRIDLNGFHHLKVLLAQSSLTSVESQDGDSLDSQDKTLDRLMNDKGNEIRATLEGFDKTMMKSIIQLIKDARLIQIMAEGNTFPVALDACFKFNQIGRLAFTASSWEVAMGQTLNLTDSDVVIVISNSGESRQLIQLVEIAKKNHVKVMALTNNNSSPLAALSDYNVVTASRGTIFMSEYFFSRVSAVTAIEAIFMLLIADNPRLKDKIQRHELLIASKKI
- a CDS encoding Gfo/Idh/MocA family protein, with product MKKYNWGMIGTGWIAHEMADALNAVNGEIYAVADVNEAALQAFSKEKNIQRTFSNPDDLLKDPNVDVIYIATPHNFHYGYIMKTLQANKNVFAEKAITVNSQQLNKVKELADKKGLIVTEGFTLLHMPLYKKVKQLINSGELGDINLVQVNFGSLKDYDVKNRFFNKDLAGGALLDIGGYATAFARSFLKTQPTNILTTVKYFETGVDEQSGIILKNLDDQLAVMALSMRAKQPKRGVISGTEGYIEISNYPRATKAEITYTKDAHTETHEVLTAGDESLALQYEVQDMQRYIEQGHDDGEFALSVDVMDILTNVRNQWGMKYPFDRTEY
- a CDS encoding PhzF family isomerase translates to MKKYHLYQIDSFTKDQFKGNPAGVITNADGLSEDDMQRIARELNNSETAFIFSSDNDAYEAYIRFFTPLKEVPSCGHATIAAHYARALENKLDTSRIYHKIGAGILPVEILKKENDYKIVMTQGKIEFGPFIDGKNKEVILSALGITKGELLKGHPIEIVSTGHSKVMIGIKNQYILNRLKPNYDRLARLSEVIKCNGFYVYTLDSDDQDILVHGRMFAPAIGINEDPVTGNANGPLGAYLVHHQLVKHNDSLFTFKAKQGEKIGRAGIIEIEVHIHQAEPVTVKIAGNAVIVFQSELII
- a CDS encoding winged helix-turn-helix transcriptional regulator, whose product is MGKNFLKTFPNQNKRQKDFQCSIGFTMTVIGSKWRAIILWHVLKSQPIRYGQLKKSISKISHKVLAQELRHLEMDGLIERIAYATIPPKVEYIPTPRGKSLENILQELCIWGKKYF
- a CDS encoding EVE domain-containing protein encodes the protein MTRYWIGVASKDHVMRGVKEGFCQLCHGKKAPLSRMKSGDQLLYYSPKKEMRSKEPYQKIVACGMIINDEVYQVEMSLYFHPYRKDVQYRNSIREVPLSELNQYNEWKDVRSRLRYGHFEISEALFYHIYHLTIEKQ
- a CDS encoding MarR family winged helix-turn-helix transcriptional regulator, whose amino-acid sequence is MNSFPSRFHEDAEASIGFLFIRVYNLWHRQIKSQLQTLGLTHPQYVVLASLGYLLQKQKEVTQILVAQNADMDVMTVSTILKNLEKKKWILRTTSSQDTRAKWVNLTDKGHEILTLALPIVEEIDAKFFLTLGKEEKHFHALLKELLRGEEND